From a single Nymphaea colorata isolate Beijing-Zhang1983 chromosome 4, ASM883128v2, whole genome shotgun sequence genomic region:
- the LOC116252459 gene encoding protein PHLOEM PROTEIN 2-LIKE A10-like — translation MILYPLKDIRLTRRKKQAILVASAVVAAGYGAYRLYTSDSLSRKRRRLLSLARALISIAESASSAAETVSVVSDDLSAFLRSDSDQLPNSLKQISKIAVSPEFSESVARVTEALTIGFVRGLRNSEARADGEEVPVEGSSSASSLFDKVFDRLFSTAGSGFAAIVVGSFARSLVLAFYSDEGRAGGRREPDGAQMGLPIPDWVNVICGPKFREVIAGFIQVFVSSAVAVYLDKTMDINTYDEIFSGLTNPKHETKVKDMLISLCNGAVETLVTTSHRVLSRDSDKKDASSSGDSQRFSAVEDGHMGVNGELAFCNGVRSRPGEVQNDGGWVDKVSCTLAVPNNRRFLLDITGRVTFETVRSFLDFTLWKLGSGLRSGVAVVGTDRVESVKELLRYAGARSIVISTICLALCLHVLVGTKALTPV, via the coding sequence ATGATTCTCTACCCTTTGAAGGATATCCGCCTGACCAGGAGGAAGAAGCAGGCCATCCTCGTTGCGTCTGCGGTCGTTGCAGCCGGTTACGGCGCCTACAGACTCTACACCTCTGATTCCCTATCCAGAAAGCGCAGGCGCCTCCTCAGCCTCGCTCGCGCCCTCATCTCTATTGCCGAGTCGGCTTCCTCTGCTGCCGAGACCGTCTCCGTCGTCTCTGATGACCTCTCCGCCTTCCTCCGCTCCGACTCCGACCAGCTCCCCAACTCTCTCAAGCAGATATCCAAGATCGCCGTTTCGCCCGAGTTCTCCGAGTCCGTGGCTAGGGTGACGGAGGCCCTTACAATCGGATTTGTGAGGGGTTTGAGAAATTCGGAGGCGAGGGCTGACGGGGAGGAGGTACCGGTAGAGGGTTCGTCTTCGGCGTCGTCTTTGTTTGATAAGGTCTTTGATCGGCTTTTCTCCACGGCCGGCTCCGGTTTCGCCGCAATCGTCGTTGGTAGCTTTGCAAGGAGCCTCGTGCTTGCGTTCTACTCGGATGAGGGTCGGgcaggaggaaggagggaacCGGATGGGGCGCAGATGGGCCTGCCAATTCCGGATTGGGTGAACGTGATATGCGGTCCGAAATTCAGAGAGGTCATTGCGGGTTTCATTCAGGTTTTCGTGAGTTCGGCGGTCGCAGTCTACCTAGACAAAACGATGGACATCAACACCTATGACGAGATCTTCTCGGGGTTAACAAATCCTAAGCATGAAACCAAGGTCAAGGATATGCTCATTTCTCTTTGCAATGGTGCCGTAGAAACACTGGTGACGACCTCCCATCGCGTACTGAGCCGGGACTCTGACAAGAAGGATGCATCTAGTTCGGGAGACTCTCAGCGATTTTCAGCCGTTGAAGACGGACATATGGGAGTAAACGGCGAGTTGGCCTTCTGTAACGGGGTTAGGAGTAGACCAGGTGAAGTTCAGAATGATGGTGGATGGGTGGATAAGGTTTCGTGCACGCTTGCGGTACCGAATAATAGGAGATTTCTCTTGGACATTACTGGAAGAGTGACGTTTGAGACGGTTAGATCGTTCCTGGACTTTACTTTGTGGAAGTTGGGTTCTGGTCTTCGCAGTGGCGTTGCTGTGGTTGGTACTGACCGCGTTGAGAGTGTTAAGGAGTTATTGAGATATGCTGGGGCTAGGTCCATTGTGATTTCCACAATATGCCTTGCTCTGTGCTTGCATGTGCTCGTGGGGACGAAGGCGCTTACTCCAGTTTAG